In Candidatus Methylomirabilis tolerans, the sequence ATCCGATCTCCAGGCCGATGTCGTGGCGATCTATGGAAAGCTGGTGATGGCCTACGGCACGCGACTCGGCCTGCTACGAGCCGGTCGTGTCCTGTACTGCCATCCTCGAGGGATGGGCCCTCGATCCACCTCCACCTTCGAGCACCTCCCCACTACCGGCAACCAGATGCGGGATTATCTCCAGTTTGCTAGTCGACTCGGTCTGTCCGGGAACGGCGCTCGCGCCACGTTCACCGAAGGACTCAAAGCAGGGCTTGCGCAGGAGGCGCAAGCCCTGATACCATGGCCGTCCTATGTCACGGTTGCGCCATGGACCAGCGATCCTCGCAGAGACGCCTCTCTCAGATTTTTTCGAGAGTGTATCGACATTATCGTACATGAAGGCGGCCTGCCGGTGGTCCTGACCGGCGTTGCACAGTACAGGAAGATTGCTGAGGATCTACTCCGTGGTCTTCCCGACACACAGGCCATGAGTCTTGTCGGGTCTACAACCATCCGTCAGATGCTGGGGCTCCTTGCGGGGACCAGGTTCCTGCTGACCAACGACGGGGGGAGCCTTCACATGGCCCGTCTTGTCGGAACCCCGGCCATTGCGGCGTTCGGCCCAACGGCCCCTGAGCTCCGATTACATACATTCGCGGAAGAATTGATGGCCATACGACAGCCACTGCCCTGTTCACCATGCGAACACACCCCGGCACGCTATAAGTGTCCTGGACCCTACCTTGACTGCCTCCGGAGCCTGGAAGCCGCCTCAGCCCGACAGGCCCTCCTGCTGGCCTGTCGGGCTGTCACAGAGCGCACCGTATGATCAGAGTGGGGATCGTCGGCTGTGGGCGGATGGGGGAGAACCACTGCCGCATTGTGAGGGAACTGAATGGGGTCTCTATCGTAGGGGTGGTCGATCCCAATCCTGACAGGGCGAGAGCCATCGCAGCAAACTATTCCATCGAGCAGGCGGCTTCACGTCTGGAGGAATTGCTGGAGCGCACCCGGGTCGATGCCGTGCATATCCTCACCCCGCCGACTACTCATGCCCCCTTAGCCTGTACAGCCCTCCATGCGGGCTGTCACGTGCTTGTCGAAAAGCCGATGGCCCTCACAGCCAAGGAGGCGGAGCAGATGCTCGACGCGGCTACACAGCATGACCGCATTCTGACCGTCGGTCATAATCACCTCTTCGAGCCTGTTGTCCGCGAAGCCCATGCTCGTGTTGTTGCAGGCCGCCTGGGCCGACTCGTTGGTCTTGATGTCTTTCATGGGTGCCTTCCAGGCTCGCCCCCCTGGGTCGCTGATCTGCCGTCCGGACCGTGGATCAACGACATGTCCCATCCGCTGTACCTTTCACAGCTCTTTCTGGGAGAGCCCCTGGCCATCCGGGCGGTGGGTCATCCCCACGCCAGCCGCCAGAAGGTGAGGGAGGTCCGTGTCGCGACGCAACACGCCGAGGGGGTCAGTACGCTTACTCTCTCTACCGATACCGCCCCTTTCCAACACCGGCTCACCCTCTTCGGCACGGAGCGCACCCTCGAGGTTGATCTGATAAACGAAATACTCGTTGAGACCCGGCCGTTTAGCGGTCATCGCTGGCTCAGGAAGGGGCGCGCAGTCCTGGACGTCAGCACCCAGCTCCTGCTTGGCGCCGGACGGAATGCGTGTCAGGTCCTGACAGGCCGCGCGCGAGGATGGCCTGGACTGCGTTCGCTGATCCAGGCCTTTTACGCGGCTATCGAGACGGGTGGTCCTTCCCCCGTCCCCCCGATACAGGGAGTTCGCGTCGTCACGCATTTGGAAGAGATCAGCCGTCAGCTTCTGATAATGCCGGATACCGCCCGGCCAGGGGCGAAACCAGCGCATGATGCTGGGAAATAGATCGAGGTCTGAGCAGTCAACATCACTGACACACCGCCACTGAGGGGCGATCACCGGTGAGCATTCCATACGTCATGTTCGGCCACAGTCACTTCCTGGGCAATCTTCTCGACATCATCCATGCGCGCCAAGGTCGCCTCACGCAGATTGTCGAGAACATGCCGGAACCCGTGTACCCTGGACGGCTGTCGCTCAACGAGCGCCTGGCGAGAATCCCCTATCCGATCGACCGTGTTCGCCTCGAGGAATGGGCGCCAACGGAAAATACCCACTACATCGTGGGCTTTTCCGGCGCCAAGATGCAGCCGCTCATCACAAGCCTGAAGCTTCGGTTCGAGACCGAATTCGAACGGCTGATCCATCCGGCAGCGATCCTCTCGCCCACGGCCTTCCTCTATGAGGGCAGCGTCCTGGATGCGGGCGCTGCAATCGGACCATATGCAAGGATCGGCAACCACGTGTTCGTCCATCGCGAGGCGATGGTGGGTCATGACGTCGAGATCGAGGAGTACGCGGTGATTGGACCGCGTGCGACTATCTGCGGGTATTCCAGGGTCAAGCGCGGTGCGCGCATCTGCGCGGGTGCAACCGTGATCGAAGATATGACGATCGGAGAGGGCGCAGTGGTTGCCGCCGGGGCGGTTGTCATCGCAGACGTCCCGTCGGCCGTCATGGTCGCCGGCGTCCCGGCAACACACAAAAAGGAGCTGACCTAATGAAAGAGCCGATTGTCTTCGGCGCTCCATACCTGGATGACGACATGATCGCAGAGGTCGTGGCGTGTCTTCGATCGGGGTGGTGGCAGGCCGGACCGCGCGTCGAACGCCTCGAGGCCGAGGTCAAGCGGCGCACCGGCGCAAAGCACTGTGTGGCCGTCTCGTCGGCAACGGCCGGCATTCACCTGGTGCTCATGGCGCTCAAGATCGATCAGTCGACAGAGCGGGTCGATGAGGTAGTCACGAGTCCGATCTGTTGGGCCTCCGTCCCTGGGGCGATCGAGCTGGCCGGAGCTCAACCTGTTTTCGCTGATGTTGATCCCCGTACGGGGAACCTCGATCCTCATGCGGTCGCCGGGGCCATCACCCCGCACACGCGAGCGATCCTCCCCGTGCATCTCGCCGGTCGGACCTGCGACATGGACGCGATCATGGAGATCGCCCAGCGTCACAGCATTCCCGTCGTGGAGGATGCCTCGCACGCATTCGGAGCATCGTGGAAGGGTAGAGCGACCGGAACGTTCGGGGTCGCCGGTGTCTTCAGCTTCAACCGTGCAAAAAACATCGCAGCGGCGGAGGGAGGCGCAGTCATCACGAACGACGAACACCTCGCTTCGGCGGTGCGTCTTCTCGCGCATGGCGGGGTGAGCCGCGGCTCCTGGGAACGGTTCTCCTTTGCGCGCGATTACGAGGTTGTCTCTGCGGGGCTTAACTGCAAGATGCCCGACCTCGCGGCGGCGATGCTCCTCCCACAGCTTGCAAGGTTCGAGGAGTTCCAGACGAAGCGGGCGACCCTCTGGACCCTCTACGATTCCATGTTGCGCCATCTTCCCATCTCGCAACCGCCTCGATGGGGTGAGCGATCCGTGCACGCAATGCACCTCTACCAGGTTCGTCTCCCTGCCGCCATAGACCGCGACCAGGTGCGCGCGAGAATGTGGGAGGGCGGCATCGGAACGGGCATACACTACCGGCCGCTTCATCAGGAGCCATATTACGGGAATTCGCTCGGTTCTTCTCTACCCGGGGCGGAGGAGTTCGGCCGGACCACCTTGTCGCTTCCGTTCTCCGTGCGGGTTACTGAGGCCGATGTGCTGGCAGTCTCTCAGGCACTCGAAGAGGCGCTCAGTTGATGAAGAGAATCAGGAAAAGATACAAGCTTCTTCCTTTCGCGTTCATGGGCGGTCTCTTCATTCGGCTGCAACGATCCGCTCGAGCGGTCGGGTGAAAACAGCACGCGGACGCCGTTCATTGAAACGGGGCCTTCGGCGGGTTTGTCAACGCTCGGATCTTTCTGCGGAACGCCCTCAGCAGCATAGCGGACCTTTGTGGCCAGGATGATTCCAGGAACAGGGGAGTGACGACAGAAAACAGGTGAACTTTTTGCAGACCCAGGAGCTCGCGCAACGTCCCGCGAGTGTGCGCCGCATCTGGTGGCCATACCTGATAGAGATCGTTCAGGAGCGTTGTGCGCCCCTTTGATTCATCGGCAGCATCGGCGCTGGGACCTAGAAACCACGCTAATGTTCTGAATGCGCGTTGGCGAAACACTGCCGACTCGTTTGCCAACAGCGTTTCCATCCGACGGGCGGCCTGAATTACGCCCGCCTGGTCACACACGACGAAAGCCTCGGCCAGCGAATAGACGCCGAGAGCAGCATCCCGTCGTCTTTGGAGGATCGCCCTTTCCGCCTGGCTGCTGACCCAGGGCAATCGATGTTCAAGCGCATCAGCGGATGCCCGCGTTTTTCGGTGGAAGTATCCGAGTCCATCGGACAAGCGAAGCCTGTTTTTTTGAGAGGCGGCGTACTGGCGATAGCCGACGGTGGTTGCCGCGAGCCGCATGAGAGGTCGTTTTTCCGAGAGTCGCAGCCATAAGTAGTAATCGACGGCACCTAAGTAGGTCGAGTCCCAGTCGCCGACTTCGTGCAGTGCCGCCCGTCGCATGAGCACGGCAGAAGGGGTTGGCAGCCCCAGTGAGCCGTGAAAGGGGTAGCTCGCCCAAGGATCGAGCGGCTCGGCTGCGGTGTGTGTCACGTTGAAGCGCGGTCGCTCCCCGTCACAAAAGGGCGAGGTGGATGCTGCGGCGGCCGGAAGGTCGGGTACCCGCCACAGGACCTCGCACAGTAACTTCAGGTGAGTCTCATGCCACAGATCGTCTTGATCCAGGAAGGCAACGAGCGGGGCGCTCGTATGGGCGAGGCCGAAGTTCCTGGCACCGGAGCTGCCCTTGTTTGGGTTTTTAAGAAGCAGAACCCCTGGATAGCCCCGGACGATATCAGGCGACCCGTCGGAGGACTCGTCGTCGACTACAACGACCTCGCGGGGACGAAGCGTTTGAGCCAGGACCGAGTCAAGGCACTGGCCGATCCACGCAGATCCGTTCCAGAGCGGGATAATGACAGCAACGTTCATGGGGCGTCGGACCCTCTCGCAACACACGCACACGCCACGACCTGAGAACCGAGGAGCGCTCCAGAAACAGTCATCACTCTCCGGCCCACCCATGCATTACGGACATCGCCTAGCGTACAGCAGTGCCTT encodes:
- a CDS encoding Gfo/Idh/MocA family oxidoreductase, which translates into the protein MIRVGIVGCGRMGENHCRIVRELNGVSIVGVVDPNPDRARAIAANYSIEQAASRLEELLERTRVDAVHILTPPTTHAPLACTALHAGCHVLVEKPMALTAKEAEQMLDAATQHDRILTVGHNHLFEPVVREAHARVVAGRLGRLVGLDVFHGCLPGSPPWVADLPSGPWINDMSHPLYLSQLFLGEPLAIRAVGHPHASRQKVREVRVATQHAEGVSTLTLSTDTAPFQHRLTLFGTERTLEVDLINEILVETRPFSGHRWLRKGRAVLDVSTQLLLGAGRNACQVLTGRARGWPGLRSLIQAFYAAIETGGPSPVPPIQGVRVVTHLEEISRQLLIMPDTARPGAKPAHDAGK
- a CDS encoding DegT/DnrJ/EryC1/StrS family aminotransferase, producing the protein MKEPIVFGAPYLDDDMIAEVVACLRSGWWQAGPRVERLEAEVKRRTGAKHCVAVSSATAGIHLVLMALKIDQSTERVDEVVTSPICWASVPGAIELAGAQPVFADVDPRTGNLDPHAVAGAITPHTRAILPVHLAGRTCDMDAIMEIAQRHSIPVVEDASHAFGASWKGRATGTFGVAGVFSFNRAKNIAAAEGGAVITNDEHLASAVRLLAHGGVSRGSWERFSFARDYEVVSAGLNCKMPDLAAAMLLPQLARFEEFQTKRATLWTLYDSMLRHLPISQPPRWGERSVHAMHLYQVRLPAAIDRDQVRARMWEGGIGTGIHYRPLHQEPYYGNSLGSSLPGAEEFGRTTLSLPFSVRVTEADVLAVSQALEEALS
- a CDS encoding glycosyltransferase; the protein is MNVAVIIPLWNGSAWIGQCLDSVLAQTLRPREVVVVDDESSDGSPDIVRGYPGVLLLKNPNKGSSGARNFGLAHTSAPLVAFLDQDDLWHETHLKLLCEVLWRVPDLPAAAASTSPFCDGERPRFNVTHTAAEPLDPWASYPFHGSLGLPTPSAVLMRRAALHEVGDWDSTYLGAVDYYLWLRLSEKRPLMRLAATTVGYRQYAASQKNRLRLSDGLGYFHRKTRASADALEHRLPWVSSQAERAILQRRRDAALGVYSLAEAFVVCDQAGVIQAARRMETLLANESAVFRQRAFRTLAWFLGPSADAADESKGRTTLLNDLYQVWPPDAAHTRGTLRELLGLQKVHLFSVVTPLFLESSWPQRSAMLLRAFRRKIRALTNPPKAPFQ